In Ardenticatena maritima, a single genomic region encodes these proteins:
- a CDS encoding branched-chain amino acid ABC transporter permease, whose product MRNVRLGIRDGLIFGVVFLFVVLVGLYGAFAANSLLGVSVPNMIFALFGVWVGAYVMRTVRRDGGQIGEGALSAAVAGATMTVLLALFTFWASRVNLRDVFANITPETVELLTFGRGVPTGLVLQVVGGVVLALVGAFGNVAWNRIRLPEGATATGNRLASFLLVLYVIVGGVTALLFALGQWMPALRELAEGPLGFALPNDLYRILRIGAVVLIVGYLGGIALSLAAPAQAVRLKERLTTTRRLFGIAFILLALFFPLSLGSYWNQVLTTIGIFVMMGLGLNVVVGFAGLLDLGYVAFFAIGAYTYAFLNSPKYGLDLSFWLSLPIAMMVAALAGIILGVPVLRMRGDYLAIVTLGFGEIIRLIMNNQTELTGGAQGILQIQPPEIFGFVINTPLRFYYLIFIGAVLVAFVTARLNNSRIGRAWIAMREDEDVAQAMGINTVNYKLLAFATGAAFAGLAGLIFAARQRNIFPADFGLLVSIEALSLIIIGGMGSIPGVIAGAVALKGLPELLRALQEYRLLIYGALLVVMMLVRPEGLLPSRRRAREIHEAMEDIEIDEAELKSTA is encoded by the coding sequence ATGCGGAACGTGCGATTGGGAATCCGCGACGGTCTGATTTTTGGCGTTGTGTTTCTGTTCGTCGTGCTGGTGGGCTTGTATGGGGCGTTTGCCGCCAATAGCCTGCTGGGTGTCAGTGTGCCGAATATGATTTTTGCGCTCTTTGGGGTGTGGGTGGGCGCGTATGTGATGCGAACGGTTCGCCGTGATGGTGGACAGATTGGCGAAGGTGCGCTGTCGGCTGCCGTGGCCGGCGCCACGATGACGGTTTTGCTGGCGCTCTTCACCTTCTGGGCGAGCCGTGTCAACTTGCGCGACGTGTTCGCCAATATCACACCTGAGACGGTGGAGCTGCTGACGTTTGGGCGCGGTGTGCCCACCGGTTTGGTGCTGCAAGTGGTTGGCGGCGTGGTGTTGGCGCTGGTAGGCGCTTTCGGCAATGTGGCGTGGAACCGCATTCGTTTGCCCGAAGGCGCAACCGCAACGGGCAACCGCCTCGCTTCCTTCTTGCTGGTGCTCTATGTCATCGTCGGCGGGGTGACGGCGCTCTTGTTCGCCTTGGGGCAGTGGATGCCCGCCCTGCGTGAACTCGCGGAAGGCCCGTTGGGCTTTGCGCTTCCGAATGACCTCTACCGCATTTTGCGCATTGGTGCTGTGGTGCTGATTGTCGGGTATCTGGGCGGGATTGCCCTGTCGCTGGCGGCGCCGGCGCAAGCCGTGCGCCTCAAAGAACGCCTGACCACCACGCGCCGCCTCTTTGGCATTGCCTTCATTCTGCTGGCGCTCTTCTTCCCGCTTTCGCTGGGGAGCTATTGGAACCAGGTGCTCACCACCATTGGCATTTTCGTGATGATGGGGTTGGGCTTGAACGTGGTGGTCGGTTTCGCCGGCTTGCTCGACCTGGGGTATGTCGCCTTCTTCGCTATTGGCGCGTACACCTACGCCTTTCTCAATTCGCCAAAGTATGGGCTGGACCTTTCGTTCTGGCTTTCGCTACCGATTGCGATGATGGTGGCGGCGTTGGCGGGGATTATCCTGGGTGTGCCGGTGTTGCGGATGCGTGGCGACTACCTGGCGATTGTGACGCTGGGCTTTGGTGAAATCATCCGCCTCATCATGAACAACCAGACTGAGCTGACCGGTGGGGCGCAGGGCATTTTGCAGATTCAGCCGCCGGAGATTTTTGGCTTTGTCATCAATACACCGCTGCGCTTCTACTACTTGATTTTCATCGGGGCGGTGTTGGTTGCGTTTGTGACGGCGCGGCTCAACAATTCGCGTATTGGGCGCGCCTGGATTGCAATGCGTGAAGATGAAGACGTTGCGCAAGCCATGGGAATCAACACCGTCAATTACAAGTTGCTGGCGTTTGCCACGGGTGCCGCGTTTGCCGGCCTGGCCGGGCTGATTTTCGCCGCCCGTCAGCGCAACATCTTCCCCGCCGACTTTGGGTTGCTGGTTTCGATTGAAGCGCTTTCGCTCATCATCATCGGTGGGATGGGCTCGATTCCCGGCGTGATTGCCGGCGCGGTGGCGCTCAAGGGGTTGCCTGAGCTGTTGCGCGCCTTGCAGGAATACCGCCTGCTCATCTACGGGGCTTTGCTGGTGGTGATGATGCTGGTACGCCCCGAAGGGTTGTTGCCCTCGCGCCGACGTGCACGCGAAATCCATGAAGCCATGGAAGACATCGAGATTGACGAAGCCGAGTTGAAAAGTACGGCATAG
- a CDS encoding ABC transporter ATP-binding protein, which produces MSDYILEARGVTKRFGGLVAVNRVNFTIERRTIAGLIGPNGAGKTTFFNCLTGLYKADEGEIIFDGKYSLIGVPPDRITALGISRTFQNIRLFGSMTALENVMVGTHCRTKSNMIDAIFHTPRYRREEAWARKRALELLEYVGMADAADEVATSLPYGYQRRLEIARALATEPKLLLLDEPTAGMNPNETEEMTDLIRRLCDDLGLSILLIEHDMRVVMGISDKVSVLDHGELIAEGTPEEVQKNPKVIEAYLGTVGTEQAAEARRRGRDD; this is translated from the coding sequence ATGAGCGATTACATTCTCGAAGCACGTGGGGTGACCAAACGCTTTGGCGGTCTGGTGGCGGTCAATCGCGTCAATTTCACGATTGAACGCCGCACGATTGCCGGGCTGATTGGCCCAAACGGGGCTGGCAAGACGACGTTTTTCAACTGTCTCACCGGATTGTACAAGGCTGATGAGGGCGAAATCATCTTTGACGGCAAGTATTCGCTGATTGGCGTCCCGCCCGACCGTATTACGGCGTTGGGGATTAGCCGCACGTTCCAGAACATTCGTCTTTTCGGGAGTATGACGGCGTTGGAAAATGTCATGGTCGGCACGCATTGCCGCACCAAGTCGAACATGATTGATGCGATTTTCCACACGCCGCGCTATCGCCGTGAAGAGGCGTGGGCGCGCAAACGTGCGCTGGAATTGCTGGAATACGTGGGAATGGCGGATGCCGCGGATGAAGTGGCAACCAGCCTGCCCTATGGCTACCAGCGCCGCCTGGAAATCGCCCGCGCGTTGGCAACCGAGCCGAAACTGCTCTTGCTCGACGAGCCGACGGCGGGGATGAACCCGAACGAAACCGAAGAGATGACCGACCTGATTCGGCGCTTGTGTGATGATTTGGGGCTGAGCATTCTGCTGATTGAACACGATATGCGTGTGGTGATGGGGATTTCCGACAAAGTCAGCGTGCTTGACCATGGCGAACTCATCGCCGAGGGGACGCCCGAAGAAGTGCAAAAGAATCCCAAGGTCATTGAGGCGTATCTTGGGACAGTGGGGACGGAACAGGCCGCCGAAGCACGGCGACGCGGGAGGGACGACTAG
- a CDS encoding ABC transporter ATP-binding protein, producing the protein MLELKNVHTFYGHIHALKGISLTVEEGEIVTLIGSNGAGKTTTLRTISGLLTPREGEIWFEGQRIDGLPAHKITEMGIAHCPEGRKIFGRLTVRENLELGAFLRKDKDGIKEDFERVLNLFPRLRERLKQPGGTLSGGEQQMLAIGRALMSRPRILLLDEPSMGLAPILVQQIFDIIKEINEQGTTVLLVEQNARLALSIATRGYVLETGRIRLAGPAAELMDSEEVKAAYLGG; encoded by the coding sequence GTGCTCGAATTGAAGAATGTTCACACGTTCTATGGTCATATTCACGCGCTGAAAGGGATCTCGCTGACGGTGGAAGAAGGCGAGATTGTCACCCTGATTGGCTCGAACGGCGCCGGGAAAACAACCACCCTGCGCACCATCAGCGGCTTGTTGACGCCGCGCGAAGGGGAAATTTGGTTTGAAGGACAGCGTATTGACGGCTTGCCGGCGCACAAGATTACCGAGATGGGTATCGCGCATTGTCCCGAAGGGCGCAAAATTTTCGGGCGTTTGACGGTGCGCGAAAATTTGGAACTGGGCGCTTTTTTGCGTAAAGATAAAGATGGTATCAAGGAAGACTTCGAGCGTGTGCTCAACCTGTTCCCGCGCTTGCGCGAACGGCTCAAACAACCGGGGGGAACACTCTCCGGCGGTGAACAGCAGATGCTGGCGATTGGACGCGCGTTGATGAGCCGTCCGCGCATTCTCCTGTTGGACGAGCCGAGCATGGGGTTGGCGCCGATTCTGGTTCAGCAAATTTTCGACATCATCAAGGAAATCAACGAGCAAGGCACAACTGTCCTGCTGGTGGAACAAAACGCGCGCTTGGCGCTTTCAATTGCTACGCGCGGCTATGTCCTCGAAACCGGACGCATTCGCTTGGCCGGACCGGCGGCCGAGTTGATGGATAGCGAGGAAGTCAAAGCCGCCTATCTGGGCGGTTGA